From Leifsonia sp. fls2-241-R2A-40a, one genomic window encodes:
- a CDS encoding DUF4232 domain-containing protein produces MTRMRTLRVAGPAAVALTLALAMAGCATPGSAPTTGTASASGSATPTSSPRPTGTSTAVPIEGQCDTGNLAGSIAQGSGGAAGSVEVTLVLTNNGSAECSLQGWPGVSFVGDGNGTQLGAAAQFDRSTPHPTVVLKPGGTAQAPLKITQALNYPDADCKPKPADGFRVYPPGSTASLFIAYPGQTACTSESISLLTVGALTGS; encoded by the coding sequence ATGACCAGGATGAGGACCCTCCGCGTCGCCGGCCCGGCCGCCGTCGCTCTCACGCTCGCCCTCGCCATGGCGGGATGCGCGACGCCCGGCTCGGCACCGACCACCGGCACCGCGTCGGCGTCCGGTTCCGCGACTCCCACGTCGTCGCCGCGCCCCACCGGCACGAGCACCGCCGTTCCGATCGAGGGCCAGTGCGACACCGGCAACCTCGCGGGCTCGATCGCACAGGGCAGCGGCGGAGCGGCGGGGAGCGTCGAGGTGACCCTCGTGCTCACCAACAACGGCTCCGCCGAGTGCTCCCTGCAGGGCTGGCCGGGCGTCTCCTTCGTCGGCGACGGCAACGGAACGCAGCTGGGGGCTGCGGCGCAGTTCGACCGCAGCACGCCGCATCCCACCGTCGTGCTGAAACCGGGCGGGACCGCGCAGGCGCCGCTGAAGATCACCCAGGCGCTCAATTACCCCGATGCGGATTGCAAGCCGAAGCCGGCCGACGGCTTCCGCGTGTATCCGCCCGGGTCCACGGCGTCGCTCTTCATCGCGTACCCGGGGCAGACCGCGTGCACGTCCGAGTCGATCTCGCTCCTCACCGTCGGAGCGCTGACGGGGAGCTGA
- a CDS encoding transporter — protein MTSLTARLWPALLALALGCAAAIAMLTVALNSEFPLFAEASAARGRDCATIRSARHALDPALQMHLAALAPHPVEAGTGIQDAVAAFESETSDIGTASVATALGEVDRRLDELATAVGGAALAQDPADAIATATRAQADVQAAWEGAIARVCA, from the coding sequence ATGACTTCTCTGACAGCCCGCCTCTGGCCCGCGTTGCTCGCGCTCGCGCTCGGCTGCGCGGCGGCGATCGCCATGCTGACCGTGGCGCTGAATTCCGAGTTCCCCCTGTTCGCGGAGGCGTCCGCGGCGCGCGGGCGGGACTGCGCCACGATCCGCAGCGCGCGGCATGCGCTCGACCCGGCGCTGCAGATGCACCTGGCGGCCCTGGCCCCGCATCCCGTCGAGGCGGGGACGGGCATCCAGGACGCCGTGGCGGCATTCGAGTCGGAGACCAGCGACATCGGCACCGCCTCGGTCGCGACGGCGCTCGGCGAGGTCGACCGCCGGCTCGACGAGCTGGCCACAGCGGTCGGAGGAGCGGCGCTCGCTCAGGACCCGGCCGATGCGATCGCAACGGCCACGCGCGCACAGGCCGACGTGCAGGCCGCGTGGGAGGGCGCGATCGCCCGCGTCTGCGCCTGA
- a CDS encoding chloride channel protein, producing the protein MPSARFAPGSVAPRWVIRLVVVTALVGVGAGVGGGLVYLGLHALQHLAFGYSEGDFFEGLLDAPPVNRVVALAVAGVLGGVGWWALRRWGRRAPAHAVVSVEQAVNGRRMPPVVTLLNAALQVIIVGLGASIGREVAPREVGALWAGWLAERAGVSARERRILVACGAGAGLAAVYNVPFGGAVFAVEILLAEISFATVLPAFAASAIAALVARIWVPANPLYLVQEMHLTPTVVVWSVLAGPLLGLAAIGFVRAARFAQDHRPKSWGILIVMPLTFVAVGVASLWLPAILGNGRALGQLAFAASVPVLLILLMTVVKAAATVGTIGAGAAGGTLTPSLAIGAGLGLAGGAAWNLLWPGAELPAFALIGAAAFLAVTMRAPLTALLLTMEFTNQGPDLLVPVMLCITGAVGVGYLLERTRVTGVA; encoded by the coding sequence GTGCCCTCCGCCCGATTCGCGCCCGGCTCCGTTGCGCCGCGTTGGGTCATCCGCCTCGTCGTGGTGACCGCGCTCGTCGGCGTCGGCGCGGGCGTCGGGGGCGGTCTGGTGTACCTGGGCCTCCACGCGCTGCAGCACCTCGCCTTCGGCTACTCCGAGGGCGACTTCTTCGAGGGCCTCCTGGATGCGCCGCCCGTCAATCGCGTCGTCGCGCTCGCCGTCGCGGGCGTCCTGGGCGGTGTGGGATGGTGGGCGCTGCGTCGCTGGGGACGGCGCGCTCCGGCGCACGCCGTGGTGTCCGTGGAGCAGGCGGTCAACGGCCGCAGGATGCCTCCCGTGGTCACCCTCCTCAACGCCGCCCTGCAGGTGATCATCGTCGGGCTGGGCGCCTCCATCGGCCGGGAGGTCGCGCCGCGCGAGGTGGGGGCGCTGTGGGCCGGCTGGCTGGCGGAGCGCGCGGGCGTATCGGCGCGGGAGCGGCGCATCCTGGTCGCCTGCGGCGCCGGTGCCGGCCTCGCCGCCGTGTACAACGTCCCCTTCGGCGGGGCCGTGTTCGCCGTGGAGATCCTGCTGGCCGAGATCAGCTTCGCGACCGTGCTGCCCGCGTTCGCCGCGTCCGCGATCGCGGCGCTGGTCGCGCGCATCTGGGTGCCCGCGAACCCGCTGTACCTGGTGCAAGAGATGCACCTGACCCCGACGGTGGTCGTCTGGTCGGTGCTGGCCGGCCCGCTGCTCGGGCTCGCTGCCATCGGCTTCGTCCGTGCCGCCCGTTTCGCGCAGGATCACCGCCCGAAGTCGTGGGGCATCCTGATCGTGATGCCGCTGACCTTCGTCGCGGTCGGTGTCGCCTCCCTCTGGCTGCCCGCCATCCTGGGCAACGGGCGCGCGCTCGGTCAGCTGGCGTTCGCAGCGTCCGTACCGGTGCTGCTCATCCTGCTGATGACGGTCGTCAAGGCGGCGGCGACGGTCGGCACCATCGGCGCCGGCGCCGCGGGCGGCACCCTCACCCCGTCCCTGGCGATCGGAGCCGGCCTCGGCCTCGCCGGCGGCGCCGCCTGGAACCTCCTCTGGCCCGGCGCCGAGCTCCCCGCCTTCGCGCTGATCGGCGCGGCCGCCTTCCTCGCCGTGACGATGCGAGCCCCCCTCACCGCGCTACTGCTGACCATGGAGTTCACGAACCAGGGCCCCGACCTGCTCGTCCCCGTGATGCTCTGCATCACGGGGGCGGTCGGCGTCGGCTACCTGCTCGAGCGCACGAGGGTCACCGGCGTCGCGTAG
- a CDS encoding DNA-directed RNA polymerase subunit beta, with translation MSDRFHKPALFTSGMFEAFMGGEDPAQITRVAHETARALLARVRENPDPEVVDRLVAFTDAHGIDALAELWSRSNPRTLPGALWRIYLLRLLIRQDAEGTAYLYQRGSEVLGSIDAVVAGAPNPTGPTEITELADRILRGLFEGDFAVALDRAAAFCRVAAAGAASVADDRDVLDPERASELTTRALRFTRTAEELAACARLWRSDSLD, from the coding sequence ATGTCTGACCGCTTCCACAAGCCCGCCTTGTTCACGAGCGGGATGTTCGAGGCCTTCATGGGCGGCGAGGATCCTGCGCAGATCACCCGAGTGGCGCACGAGACGGCGCGCGCTCTGCTGGCGCGCGTCCGCGAGAACCCGGATCCGGAGGTCGTGGACCGCCTGGTCGCCTTTACCGACGCGCACGGCATCGACGCGCTCGCCGAACTGTGGTCGCGGTCGAATCCACGCACCCTGCCCGGCGCCCTGTGGCGCATCTACCTGCTGCGACTTCTGATCCGGCAGGATGCGGAGGGCACCGCCTACCTGTACCAGCGCGGCAGCGAGGTGCTCGGGTCGATCGATGCCGTCGTTGCGGGGGCGCCCAACCCGACCGGCCCGACGGAGATCACCGAGTTGGCCGACCGCATCCTGCGCGGGCTGTTCGAGGGCGACTTCGCCGTGGCGCTCGATCGTGCCGCCGCTTTCTGCCGCGTCGCCGCCGCCGGTGCTGCGTCGGTGGCCGACGATCGCGACGTCCTCGACCCGGAACGCGCGAGCGAACTCACGACGCGCGCGCTGCGCTTCACGCGCACGGCGGAGGAGCTGGCCGCGTGCGCACGGCTGTGGCGCTCCGACTCCCTCGACTGA
- the sigK gene encoding ECF RNA polymerase sigma factor SigK, with protein sequence MRSGDDVDDAPAVDLDALLVRTATGDQEAFSRFYDLTASRVLGLIRRLLIDAAQSEEVAQEVFLEAWQSATRFDPNKGRAQTWIMTMAHRRAVDRIRASQASRDRDTAVGIRDLPTAYDQVAETVEVRVEHERVEVAMAKLSEPQRRAVTLAYYGGLSQSEVAAELGIPLGTAKTRLRDAMIRLREELGVTT encoded by the coding sequence ATGAGAAGCGGAGACGACGTGGACGACGCCCCTGCGGTCGATCTCGACGCTCTCCTCGTCCGCACGGCGACCGGCGACCAGGAGGCGTTCTCACGCTTCTACGACCTGACCGCGTCGCGGGTCCTCGGCCTCATCCGTCGCCTGCTCATCGACGCGGCCCAGTCCGAGGAAGTGGCCCAGGAAGTCTTCCTCGAGGCGTGGCAATCCGCTACCCGTTTCGATCCGAATAAGGGTCGAGCGCAGACGTGGATCATGACGATGGCACACCGGCGCGCCGTGGACCGGATCCGCGCCTCCCAGGCGTCGCGCGACCGGGATACGGCCGTGGGCATCCGTGATCTGCCGACCGCCTACGACCAGGTGGCCGAGACAGTGGAGGTTCGTGTGGAGCACGAGAGGGTGGAGGTGGCGATGGCGAAACTGAGTGAGCCGCAACGCCGAGCCGTCACCCTGGCCTACTACGGCGGTCTGAGCCAGTCGGAGGTCGCAGCGGAGTTGGGGATCCCGCTAGGCACAGCCAAGACTCGGCTGCGCGATGCGATGATACGGCTGCGAGAGGAACTGGGGGTGACGACATGA
- a CDS encoding anti-sigma factor codes for MTDDERLSAHDDARLGYRLGADDEQEARVFEDVAAQLALSSEPVEPRPELKAALFARLADTPQLPAQDAASSVGEQSVGEQSVEEQPDPLPEQQAPAAAQPGRAERAAQRRWFQRPGLILAAAAAAVVLFVGGAFVGSTLSGTNSYQSQQASALAEINAAPDAQRATAEVAGGGTATLVWSGELGRSALVANDLPALPDNKTYELWYMRDGTAIPAGTLDPAASGSSWRVLTGDMAAGDTVGVTVEPRGGSDKPTTQPLVTIAS; via the coding sequence ATGACCGACGACGAGCGCCTGAGCGCGCACGACGACGCACGCCTCGGCTACCGCCTCGGGGCGGACGATGAGCAGGAGGCTCGCGTGTTCGAAGACGTCGCGGCCCAGCTCGCCCTCTCGAGTGAACCGGTCGAACCGCGCCCCGAACTGAAGGCCGCTCTGTTCGCCCGGCTTGCGGACACCCCGCAGTTGCCGGCTCAGGATGCGGCGTCGAGCGTCGGAGAACAGAGCGTCGGAGAACAGAGCGTCGAAGAACAGCCCGACCCGCTGCCGGAGCAGCAGGCTCCTGCGGCCGCGCAGCCCGGCCGTGCCGAGCGCGCCGCGCAGCGCCGCTGGTTCCAGCGCCCGGGGCTGATCCTGGCCGCCGCCGCTGCAGCCGTGGTCCTGTTCGTCGGCGGAGCGTTCGTGGGCTCGACCCTCTCGGGCACCAATTCCTACCAATCGCAGCAGGCGTCCGCGCTGGCGGAGATCAACGCAGCGCCGGACGCTCAGAGAGCGACCGCGGAGGTCGCCGGCGGCGGAACAGCCACCCTCGTGTGGTCGGGCGAGCTCGGGCGCTCCGCCCTCGTTGCCAACGACCTCCCGGCCCTCCCGGACAACAAGACGTACGAGCTCTGGTACATGCGCGACGGAACCGCGATCCCCGCCGGGACCCTGGACCCTGCCGCCTCCGGATCGAGCTGGCGCGTCCTGACCGGCGACATGGCCGCAGGCGACACCGTCGGCGTGACCGTCGAGCCGCGCGGCGGCTCCGACAAGCCGACGACCCAGCCCCTCGTCACCATCGCCTCCTAG
- the pstB gene encoding phosphate ABC transporter ATP-binding protein PstB has translation MSKRIEVNDLNVYYGNFRAVEGVSLTIEPRTVTAFIGPSGCGKSTFLRTLNRMHEVIPGAYVEGEVLIDGNNLYGAGVDPVLVRRQVGMVFQRPNPFPTMSIRDNVLAGVKLNNRRMSKNEADELVESSLQGANLWNEVKDRLNLPGSGLSGGQQQRLCIARAIAVSPDVLLMDEPCSALDPISTLAIEDLIEELKNDYTIVIVTHNMQQASRVSDRTAFFNIAGTGKPGKLIEYNDTNQIFSNPTVQATEDYVSGRFG, from the coding sequence GTGTCCAAGCGCATCGAAGTCAACGACCTCAACGTCTACTACGGCAACTTCCGTGCCGTCGAAGGCGTGTCGCTCACCATCGAGCCCCGCACCGTCACCGCATTCATCGGTCCGTCGGGATGCGGCAAGTCGACGTTCCTCCGCACGCTGAACCGCATGCACGAGGTCATCCCCGGCGCGTACGTCGAGGGCGAGGTGCTCATCGACGGCAACAACCTCTACGGTGCCGGCGTCGACCCGGTGCTGGTGCGCCGTCAGGTCGGCATGGTCTTCCAGCGGCCCAACCCGTTCCCGACGATGAGCATCCGCGACAACGTCCTCGCCGGCGTGAAGCTGAACAACCGGCGGATGTCGAAGAACGAGGCCGACGAGCTGGTCGAGTCGTCGCTCCAGGGTGCCAACCTGTGGAACGAGGTCAAGGACCGCCTGAACCTCCCGGGCTCCGGCCTTTCGGGCGGCCAGCAGCAGCGTCTCTGCATCGCCCGCGCGATCGCTGTCTCCCCCGACGTCCTGCTGATGGACGAGCCGTGCTCGGCGCTCGACCCGATCTCCACCCTCGCGATCGAGGACCTGATCGAGGAGCTCAAGAACGATTACACGATCGTGATCGTGACGCACAACATGCAGCAGGCGTCGCGCGTCTCGGACCGCACCGCGTTCTTCAACATCGCGGGCACCGGCAAGCCGGGCAAGCTCATCGAGTACAACGACACGAACCAGATCTTCTCCAACCCGACCGTCCAGGCCACCGAGGACTACGTCTCCGGCCGCTTCGGTTGA
- the pstA gene encoding phosphate ABC transporter permease PstA, with amino-acid sequence MATTTATAAPRPLANSYTAGKLPGWAPWTMLVASWVVFVAIFAMLAASGATKDFNIVGAVFFGTVLFDIAIYTTSLLVEGRRKAADRLVTSLVATAFIIALLPLISLGWTVVAQGLARFDIAFFSESMRNVIGDGGGALHAIVGTLEITLMAAVISVPIGLLTSIYLVEYGRGMLARGITFFVDVMTGIPSIVAGLFAYALFALFFGPGIRNGFMGAVALSVLMIPVVVRSCEEILRIVPNELREASLALGVPKWLTVLKVVLPTSIAGIVTGVMLAIARVIGETAPLLIVAGFTTSMNYDLFNDRMMTLPVFVYTQYTQAAGLHAQASIDRAWTGALALIIIVMLLNLVGRIIAKVFAPKYGR; translated from the coding sequence ATGGCCACCACGACCGCGACCGCCGCCCCGCGTCCCCTCGCGAACTCCTACACCGCCGGCAAGCTGCCCGGCTGGGCACCGTGGACGATGCTCGTCGCCTCCTGGGTCGTCTTCGTGGCGATCTTCGCCATGCTCGCGGCGAGCGGAGCCACCAAGGACTTCAACATCGTCGGCGCCGTGTTCTTCGGAACGGTGCTGTTCGACATCGCGATCTACACCACCTCCCTGCTGGTCGAGGGGCGCCGCAAGGCGGCGGACCGGCTGGTCACCTCGCTGGTGGCCACCGCGTTCATCATCGCGCTGCTCCCGCTCATCTCGCTCGGCTGGACGGTGGTCGCCCAGGGCCTCGCGCGCTTCGACATCGCGTTCTTCTCCGAGTCGATGCGCAACGTGATCGGTGACGGCGGCGGCGCCCTCCACGCCATCGTCGGAACCCTCGAGATCACCCTCATGGCTGCGGTCATCTCCGTCCCGATCGGCCTGCTGACCTCGATCTACCTCGTGGAGTACGGGCGCGGGATGCTCGCACGCGGCATCACGTTCTTCGTCGACGTCATGACGGGCATCCCGTCGATCGTCGCCGGACTCTTCGCCTACGCGCTGTTCGCCCTGTTCTTCGGCCCGGGCATCCGCAACGGCTTCATGGGCGCCGTCGCGCTGTCGGTCCTGATGATCCCCGTGGTCGTCCGCTCCTGCGAGGAGATCCTCCGGATCGTCCCCAACGAACTGCGCGAGGCATCCCTCGCCCTGGGCGTCCCGAAGTGGCTGACGGTGCTCAAGGTCGTCCTGCCGACGTCGATCGCCGGCATCGTGACCGGTGTCATGCTCGCGATCGCCCGCGTCATCGGCGAGACGGCTCCCCTGCTGATCGTCGCCGGCTTCACCACCAGCATGAACTACGACCTCTTCAACGACCGGATGATGACGCTCCCGGTGTTCGTGTACACGCAGTACACGCAGGCGGCCGGGCTGCACGCGCAGGCCTCCATCGACCGGGCCTGGACCGGGGCGCTCGCCCTGATCATCATCGTGATGCTCCTGAACCTGGTCGGCCGCATCATCGCCAAGGTCTTCGCTCCCAAGTACGGCCGCTGA
- the pstC gene encoding phosphate ABC transporter permease subunit PstC, with the protein MTAGTAGAIRPKAKVRLGDRVFSSSTIVAGSLILATLAAVAIFLVVQSIPALFAGAGELPNNATNFWSWVWPLVFGTIWAAIIALLIATPLSLGIALFISHYAPRRVASVLGYIIDLLAAVPSVVFGLWGIATLSSFVQPFYVWLGDNLGWIPLFAPPVSGTGRTILTAGLVLAVMVIPIMTAICREIFLQTPRLHEEAALALGATRWEMVKMAVLPFARSGIISAAMLGLGRALGETLAIAMVLSPALIVKIAVLQAQSPNTIAANIALQFPEATGIGVNALIASGLVLFVVTLLINMLARYIVSRRKAFSGAN; encoded by the coding sequence ATGACCGCCGGAACCGCAGGAGCCATCAGGCCGAAGGCGAAGGTCCGCCTCGGCGACCGCGTCTTCTCCAGCAGCACGATCGTCGCGGGGTCCCTGATCCTCGCCACCCTGGCCGCTGTTGCGATCTTCCTGGTCGTCCAGAGCATCCCGGCCCTCTTCGCCGGCGCCGGCGAGCTCCCCAACAACGCCACGAACTTCTGGTCCTGGGTGTGGCCGCTCGTCTTCGGCACCATCTGGGCCGCCATCATCGCCCTCCTCATCGCGACGCCGCTCTCTCTCGGTATCGCCCTCTTCATCTCGCACTACGCGCCCCGCCGGGTCGCCTCGGTGCTGGGCTACATCATCGACCTCCTCGCGGCCGTTCCGTCGGTCGTCTTCGGCCTCTGGGGCATCGCGACGCTCTCCTCGTTCGTCCAGCCGTTCTACGTCTGGCTGGGCGACAACCTCGGCTGGATCCCCCTCTTCGCCCCGCCGGTCTCCGGCACCGGGCGCACCATCCTCACCGCCGGACTCGTCCTGGCCGTCATGGTCATCCCGATCATGACCGCGATCTGCCGAGAGATCTTCCTGCAGACCCCGCGCCTCCACGAGGAAGCCGCCCTCGCCCTCGGTGCGACCCGCTGGGAGATGGTGAAGATGGCCGTGCTGCCCTTCGCCCGCAGCGGGATCATCTCGGCCGCGATGCTCGGCCTCGGCCGCGCCCTCGGCGAGACGCTCGCCATCGCGATGGTGCTGTCGCCGGCCCTGATCGTCAAGATCGCGGTGCTGCAGGCGCAGAGCCCGAACACGATCGCGGCGAACATCGCCCTGCAGTTCCCCGAGGCGACCGGCATCGGCGTGAACGCGCTCATCGCCTCCGGCCTCGTGCTGTTCGTGGTGACGCTGCTCATCAACATGCTCGCCCGCTACATCGTCAGCCGCCGCAAGGCCTTCTCTGGAGCGAACTGA
- the pstS gene encoding phosphate ABC transporter substrate-binding protein PstS, with translation MKLKRIGAPVALLAAAAISLTACAANEGSTPSTTTAKASNLSGTLNGIGSSAQGAAQTVWAAGFQQANPKVTINYDPQGSGAGRKSFISGAADFAGSDAALKDEELASTFAGCAANSKGIDLPVYISPIAIAYNVDGVKDLKLDAATIAGIFSGKITTWDDAKIKDQNSGATLPSAPITVVHRSDDSGTTQNFTDYLAANAPDVWTAPAGQTFPFQVGDAAKGTSGVADATKNAKNSITYIDESGSAGLSIAQLKVGDNYEKISADGAAAVVAASPIADGREANDLAIKINRKDTSKGAWPLVLVSYVIACQQYKDASKAELVKGYVDYIISGDAQKAAAEQAGSAPLSSDLSDKVSKAAASIK, from the coding sequence GTGAAACTCAAGCGCATCGGCGCTCCCGTGGCTCTCCTTGCCGCCGCCGCCATCTCTCTCACCGCGTGTGCGGCGAACGAAGGCAGCACTCCGTCGACCACGACGGCAAAGGCCTCCAACCTCTCCGGCACGTTGAACGGCATCGGCTCGTCCGCCCAGGGCGCGGCGCAGACCGTCTGGGCCGCCGGCTTCCAGCAGGCCAACCCGAAGGTCACCATCAACTACGACCCGCAGGGCTCCGGCGCGGGCCGCAAGAGCTTCATCTCGGGTGCCGCGGACTTCGCCGGCTCGGACGCCGCGCTGAAGGACGAGGAGCTCGCCTCCACGTTCGCCGGCTGCGCCGCCAACAGCAAGGGCATCGACCTCCCGGTCTACATCTCCCCGATCGCCATCGCGTACAACGTGGACGGCGTGAAGGACCTCAAGCTGGACGCCGCGACCATCGCCGGCATCTTCTCGGGCAAGATCACCACCTGGGACGACGCCAAGATCAAGGACCAGAACTCGGGCGCCACGCTCCCGTCGGCCCCGATCACGGTCGTGCACCGCTCCGACGACTCGGGCACCACGCAGAACTTCACCGACTACCTCGCGGCGAACGCCCCCGACGTCTGGACCGCTCCGGCCGGACAGACCTTCCCGTTCCAGGTCGGTGACGCAGCCAAGGGCACCTCGGGTGTCGCGGACGCCACCAAGAACGCGAAGAACTCGATCACCTACATCGACGAGTCGGGCTCGGCGGGCCTCAGCATCGCCCAGCTCAAGGTCGGCGACAACTACGAGAAGATCAGCGCCGACGGTGCTGCCGCCGTGGTCGCCGCCTCCCCGATCGCCGACGGTCGCGAGGCCAACGACCTGGCGATCAAGATCAACCGCAAGGACACCTCCAAGGGCGCCTGGCCGCTCGTGCTGGTCTCCTACGTGATCGCCTGCCAGCAGTACAAGGACGCCAGCAAGGCGGAGCTGGTCAAGGGCTACGTCGACTACATCATCTCGGGCGACGCCCAGAAGGCCGCCGCAGAGCAGGCCGGCTCGGCCCCGCTGTCGAGCGACCTGTCCGACAAGGTCTCCAAGGCCGCGGCCAGCATCAAGTAA
- a CDS encoding NUDIX domain-containing protein: MSPAIYAAGALCWRVVDDRIVVLVVHRTKYGDVTIPKGKVDPGETLPQTAVREILEETGLRVGLGVPLGVSTYGLGSGRDKIVHFWAAEVSDKAIARSTFVPNSEIAAIEWVTIKKARGYLTYERDVEILDAFDALARQGITSTFALIALRHGKAAPRERWDGSDAARPLTERGVKQAAADVATLEAWRPKRIVTSDAVRCVTTVAPLAAATGIKPVRDHGISQEAYEEGQGDVRSVVGKRIRSRKTAVLCSHGPVLPEIMREIALATGTMPGAYLNDAADLETGGFSVVHLSATNPASGIITIETYAPAEA, translated from the coding sequence GTGAGCCCGGCCATCTACGCCGCGGGCGCCCTCTGCTGGCGGGTCGTGGACGACCGGATCGTCGTGCTGGTGGTACACCGGACCAAGTACGGCGACGTCACGATCCCCAAGGGCAAGGTCGACCCGGGCGAGACGCTCCCCCAGACGGCGGTGCGTGAGATCCTCGAAGAGACCGGCCTGCGCGTCGGTCTGGGGGTGCCGCTCGGCGTCTCGACGTACGGGCTCGGCAGCGGCCGCGACAAGATCGTCCACTTCTGGGCGGCCGAGGTGTCGGACAAGGCGATCGCCCGCTCCACCTTCGTGCCCAACAGCGAGATCGCAGCGATCGAGTGGGTGACGATCAAGAAGGCGCGCGGATACCTCACGTACGAACGGGACGTCGAGATCCTGGACGCGTTCGACGCCCTCGCCCGCCAGGGGATCACCTCGACGTTCGCCCTCATCGCCCTCCGGCACGGCAAGGCAGCGCCTCGGGAGCGGTGGGACGGCTCGGATGCCGCCCGGCCGCTCACCGAGCGCGGCGTCAAGCAGGCCGCCGCCGACGTCGCGACCCTCGAGGCGTGGCGCCCCAAGCGAATCGTCACGAGCGACGCCGTCCGCTGCGTGACCACGGTCGCGCCGCTGGCCGCGGCCACGGGGATCAAGCCGGTCCGAGACCATGGCATCAGCCAGGAGGCCTACGAGGAGGGCCAGGGCGACGTGCGCAGCGTTGTCGGCAAGCGCATCCGCTCCCGCAAGACCGCCGTGCTGTGCAGCCACGGCCCGGTCCTCCCGGAGATCATGCGCGAGATCGCCCTCGCCACGGGGACGATGCCCGGCGCCTATCTGAACGACGCGGCCGACCTCGAGACCGGAGGGTTCTCGGTCGTCCATCTCTCCGCGACGAATCCCGCCTCGGGGATCATCACGATCGAGACGTACGCGCCCGCCGAGGCGTGA